In Streptomyces chartreusis NRRL 3882, the following are encoded in one genomic region:
- a CDS encoding peptidoglycan-binding protein, with protein sequence MSRWKGLPEELDPCVRQLVVRLRRVKDHSGLSLRQLAAKTGYSTSSWERYLAGRSLPPREAVEAMARLGGDDPTRLLALHEVATEAWGKGAGHADPADLTDRADRPDRVDRQGETAGTEPGTDTPRPHGRALRITLIAGSVALVLAVAATVLLAVRLTDGQGRAVAAGLTASATTAPGSPEESERTRYTCRADRIDGRWYAGNSRTMKAILAKGHAGPEVAEAQCLLREAGLSPGVVDGIFGPHTERAVRDLQKRARLVVDGIIGPHTWKALRE encoded by the coding sequence ATGTCGCGTTGGAAAGGGCTGCCCGAAGAACTGGACCCGTGCGTACGGCAGTTGGTGGTGCGATTACGCCGGGTGAAGGACCACAGCGGACTGAGCCTGCGCCAGCTCGCGGCCAAGACGGGGTACAGCACGTCGTCCTGGGAGCGCTACCTGGCCGGCAGGTCGCTCCCGCCCAGGGAGGCCGTCGAGGCGATGGCCCGGCTCGGCGGTGACGACCCGACCCGCCTCCTCGCACTGCACGAGGTCGCCACCGAGGCGTGGGGCAAGGGGGCCGGCCACGCGGACCCGGCGGATCTGACCGATCGGGCGGATCGGCCGGATCGGGTGGATCGACAGGGCGAGACGGCCGGGACCGAGCCCGGGACCGACACCCCCCGTCCCCACGGCCGGGCACTGCGCATCACGCTGATCGCCGGATCCGTGGCCCTCGTGCTGGCCGTCGCCGCCACGGTCCTGCTGGCCGTACGGCTCACGGACGGTCAGGGCAGAGCGGTGGCGGCCGGCCTCACCGCCTCCGCCACGACGGCACCGGGATCGCCCGAGGAGTCGGAGCGGACCCGGTACACCTGCCGCGCGGACCGGATCGACGGCCGCTGGTACGCGGGCAACAGCCGCACCATGAAGGCCATCCTGGCGAAGGGCCACGCCGGACCGGAGGTGGCCGAGGCACAGTGCCTGCTGCGTGAGGCGGGCCTCTCACCGGGCGTCGTGGACGGCATCTTCGGCCCGCACACGGAACGCGCGGTCAGGGACCTCCAGAAGCGGGCGCGCCTGGTCGTGGACGGCATCATCGGCCCGCACACCTGGAAGGCCCTGCGGGAATGA
- a CDS encoding PLP-dependent aminotransferase family protein, whose protein sequence is MTVTEPAPAHSPVPPLAARARSVGGSPVRDILAVTARPEVINFAGGLPAPELFDAAGIAATYRAVLAEEPARALQYSTTEGEPTLRAALADRATARGLPTGPDDLLVTTGSQQALSLLATALLEPGDTVLVEDPCYLAALQAFGFAGARVVPVPGDEHGVDPEALEELVVRERPKLLYTVPTFQNPTGRTLPAGRRAAVAAVAARRGLWIVEDDPYGQLRYDGERVPWIASLPGAEDRTVLLGSFSKVMAPGLRLGWLRAPGELRRACAVAKQAADLHTPTVNQLAAARYLADHDLDAHVTRVSGVYRERRDAMLAALPGALPEGSVWTRPEGGMFLWARLPEPYDTTALLPQVVRHDVAYVPGAPFYAGTPDRTTLRLCFVTQTPEEIEEGLRRLSKGLAGTPGA, encoded by the coding sequence ATGACCGTCACCGAGCCCGCGCCCGCCCACTCTCCCGTGCCGCCGCTCGCCGCGCGGGCGCGGTCGGTCGGCGGTTCTCCCGTGCGGGACATCCTCGCCGTGACCGCCCGCCCCGAGGTGATCAACTTCGCGGGCGGGCTGCCGGCGCCGGAGCTGTTCGACGCGGCGGGCATCGCGGCCACGTACCGGGCCGTCCTCGCCGAGGAGCCCGCGCGGGCGTTGCAGTACTCCACGACCGAGGGCGAGCCCACGCTGCGGGCCGCGCTCGCCGACCGCGCCACGGCACGCGGACTGCCGACCGGTCCCGACGATCTGCTCGTCACCACCGGTTCCCAGCAGGCCCTCTCCCTCCTCGCCACCGCGCTGCTCGAACCCGGGGACACCGTCCTCGTCGAGGACCCCTGCTACCTGGCGGCCCTTCAGGCGTTCGGCTTCGCCGGAGCGCGGGTCGTGCCCGTGCCCGGCGACGAGCACGGTGTCGATCCCGAGGCGCTGGAGGAGCTCGTGGTGCGCGAGCGGCCCAAGCTGCTCTACACCGTGCCCACCTTCCAGAACCCCACCGGCCGCACGCTGCCCGCCGGGCGGCGCGCCGCCGTGGCCGCGGTCGCCGCCCGGCGCGGGCTGTGGATCGTCGAGGACGACCCCTACGGGCAGTTGCGCTACGACGGTGAACGCGTGCCGTGGATCGCCTCCCTCCCGGGCGCCGAGGACCGCACGGTGCTGCTCGGCAGCTTCTCCAAGGTGATGGCACCCGGTCTGCGGCTCGGCTGGCTGCGCGCGCCCGGTGAGCTGCGGCGCGCCTGTGCCGTCGCCAAACAGGCCGCCGACCTGCACACGCCGACCGTCAACCAGCTCGCCGCGGCCCGGTACCTCGCCGACCACGACCTGGACGCCCACGTCACGCGCGTCTCCGGCGTGTACCGCGAACGCCGGGACGCCATGCTCGCGGCGCTGCCCGGCGCGCTGCCCGAGGGGTCGGTCTGGACCCGGCCCGAGGGCGGCATGTTCCTCTGGGCGCGCCTGCCGGAGCCGTACGACACGACGGCCCTGCTGCCGCAGGTGGTGCGGCACGACGTGGCGTACGTCCCCGGCGCCCCCTTCTACGCCGGCACGCCCGACCGCACGACCCTGCGGCTGTGCTTCGTGACGCAGACGCCGGAGGAGATCGAGGAAGGGCTGCGGCGGCTGAGCAAGGGGCTTGCCGGTACGCCGGGGGCCTAG
- a CDS encoding DUF4232 domain-containing protein, protein MRTYHALPAALLAALALTACQDGTGTKDEGAAEPQLTATATATASTTPTKAAADKASNTAGTAAAGKATNAKDPSAKPGNPQGTKPGAAAPADRVSCNGTNTTVTAQPVPRPLNHMLITVKNTGSKMCDLTYYPVLRFDEMQWAPQPIEDSKPQAVTTLAPGESGYAGVLLSAADGSGDGGTTGHKLTVGFQGRTPNSSGGPSAIPRLPSGGVYYDSSLTVTYWLRDRDDALSY, encoded by the coding sequence ATGCGCACGTACCACGCTCTCCCCGCCGCCCTCCTGGCCGCGCTCGCCCTCACCGCCTGCCAGGACGGCACGGGCACGAAGGACGAGGGCGCGGCCGAGCCGCAGCTGACGGCGACCGCGACCGCGACCGCGAGCACCACGCCCACGAAGGCGGCCGCCGACAAGGCGAGCAACACGGCAGGGACCGCGGCTGCCGGCAAGGCCACGAACGCGAAGGACCCGAGCGCGAAGCCCGGCAATCCGCAGGGCACGAAGCCCGGGGCCGCCGCCCCGGCCGACCGTGTCTCCTGCAACGGCACGAACACCACCGTCACGGCCCAGCCGGTCCCCCGCCCGCTCAACCACATGCTGATTACGGTCAAGAACACCGGCTCGAAGATGTGCGACCTCACCTACTACCCGGTGCTGCGCTTCGACGAGATGCAGTGGGCCCCGCAGCCGATCGAGGACTCCAAGCCGCAGGCGGTGACCACCCTGGCCCCCGGCGAGTCCGGCTACGCGGGCGTGCTGCTGTCGGCGGCCGACGGCAGCGGCGACGGCGGCACCACCGGCCACAAGCTCACGGTCGGCTTCCAGGGCCGCACGCCGAACAGCAGCGGCGGCCCCTCGGCGATCCCGCGGCTGCCCTCCGGGGGCGTGTACTACGACAGCTCGCTGACCGTCACGTACTGGCTGCGGGACAGGGACGACGCCCTGTCCTACTGA
- a CDS encoding helix-turn-helix domain-containing protein: MSEGTAAADFAALLGELKERSGLSYGVLAKRLHMSTSTLHRYCNGDAVPTDYAPVERLARLCKASPEELVELHRRWVLADAGRGRKGAGAAPAGEAVSTETASSQAAPTEAASEVEAPSEAGLAEETGESVSEESGDVVSAGPVDRRPRRPRPALLAAAVVAVVLSGVGLAVALPSGGADDDGRRGSAAVSDGHRQQPDGGPAASLSPSGSSSAASGKKKSGKDAASATPTSSASASATGSGSGAGADRPGRDAAAGPAPLTVRTEPHAWESPCSQRYLVNRPPGRVGPPPLEQDAPAWVGAMGAVPSGQQYLKVTVQGTGKETVVVDGLTVRMAGKRAPLAWNDYAMGYPGVGCGGNVPTRSFTVALDAARPAVVPEAGHDDFPFKVSESDPEVYYIRADASAYDVSWYLELNWSSGSRSGTLTVDDRGRPFRTSGNNGRPAYEFPLGGDKWVPAGTTD, encoded by the coding sequence GTGTCGGAAGGCACGGCTGCGGCGGACTTCGCCGCGTTGCTGGGGGAGTTGAAGGAGCGGTCCGGGCTGAGCTACGGGGTGCTCGCCAAGCGGCTGCACATGAGTACGTCGACGCTGCACCGGTACTGCAACGGGGATGCCGTACCCACCGATTACGCGCCCGTGGAGAGGCTCGCCCGGCTGTGCAAGGCGTCGCCCGAGGAACTCGTCGAGCTGCATCGGCGGTGGGTGCTGGCGGATGCCGGCCGAGGGCGCAAGGGGGCCGGCGCCGCTCCGGCCGGGGAGGCGGTGTCCACGGAGACGGCGTCCTCGCAGGCGGCGCCCACGGAGGCGGCGTCCGAGGTGGAGGCCCCTTCGGAGGCGGGCCTTGCGGAGGAGACGGGCGAGAGCGTTTCCGAAGAGTCGGGTGACGTTGTTTCAGCAGGGCCGGTGGACCGCCGCCCGCGCCGTCCACGTCCCGCCCTGCTCGCCGCTGCCGTCGTGGCCGTCGTCCTGAGCGGGGTCGGGCTCGCCGTGGCCCTCCCCTCCGGCGGGGCGGACGACGACGGGCGTCGTGGCTCGGCGGCTGTCTCCGACGGCCATCGGCAGCAGCCCGATGGCGGCCCGGCCGCATCGCTGTCGCCGTCGGGCAGTTCCTCTGCCGCCAGCGGCAAGAAGAAGAGCGGAAAGGACGCCGCCTCCGCGACGCCCACCTCATCCGCCTCCGCCTCCGCCACCGGTAGCGGTAGCGGTGCCGGGGCCGACCGCCCGGGGCGGGACGCCGCCGCGGGACCCGCTCCCCTCACGGTGCGCACCGAGCCGCACGCCTGGGAGAGCCCCTGTTCCCAGCGCTACCTGGTGAACCGGCCGCCGGGGCGCGTGGGGCCGCCGCCGCTGGAGCAGGACGCGCCCGCCTGGGTGGGGGCGATGGGTGCCGTGCCGTCGGGGCAGCAGTATCTGAAGGTCACCGTGCAGGGCACCGGCAAGGAGACGGTGGTCGTCGACGGGCTGACGGTCCGGATGGCCGGCAAGCGTGCGCCGCTCGCCTGGAACGACTACGCCATGGGCTATCCGGGCGTCGGCTGCGGGGGCAACGTCCCGACCCGTTCCTTCACGGTCGCTCTCGACGCCGCGCGTCCCGCCGTCGTCCCGGAGGCGGGGCACGACGACTTCCCGTTCAAGGTGAGCGAGTCCGACCCGGAGGTCTACTACATCCGGGCCGACGCCTCCGCGTACGACGTCAGCTGGTACCTGGAGCTGAACTGGTCCAGTGGCAGCCGGAGCGGCACGCTGACGGTGGACGACCGGGGCAGGCCCTTCCGCACGAGCGGGAACAACGGGCGTCCGGCGTACGAGTTCCCGCTGGGCGGCGACAAGTGGGTCCCGGCCGGGACCACCGACTGA
- a CDS encoding arylamine N-acetyltransferase family protein translates to MLDSIPFDLDVYLRRIGWEGERQADPATLRGVHLAHMRALPFENLDALRGRAPSLDPADLVAKLVHSRRGGYCYEHNTLFAHALEALGFRVTLLAARVAVGADTLASRPRTHMALLVEVPGEPRPYLADVGFGAIGALLEPVPLVADVEFAGAGRRHRLVHVPHDGPLEMWLLQAHDPGKDDWSGQYAFTLEPFEKPDFDVINWHIATNPRSPFAQRVYCQHINATRHLLLDGRLLTESHPDGTVTEREVTGEAEARRLLEEEFGITAPEGMTLLSG, encoded by the coding sequence ATGCTCGACTCCATTCCGTTCGACCTCGACGTGTATCTCCGGCGGATCGGGTGGGAGGGGGAGCGGCAGGCCGACCCGGCCACGCTGCGCGGTGTGCATCTGGCGCACATGCGGGCCCTCCCGTTCGAGAACCTCGACGCACTGCGCGGCAGGGCCCCCTCCCTCGATCCGGCCGACCTCGTGGCCAAGCTGGTCCACAGCCGGCGCGGCGGCTACTGCTACGAGCACAACACGCTGTTCGCCCACGCGCTGGAGGCGCTGGGCTTCCGGGTGACCCTGCTGGCCGCGCGGGTCGCCGTCGGCGCCGACACCCTCGCGAGCCGGCCCCGCACGCACATGGCGTTGCTGGTGGAGGTCCCCGGCGAACCGCGGCCGTACCTCGCGGACGTCGGCTTCGGGGCGATCGGCGCGCTGCTGGAGCCGGTGCCGCTGGTCGCGGACGTCGAGTTCGCCGGGGCCGGGCGGCGGCACCGCCTGGTGCACGTGCCGCACGACGGCCCCCTGGAGATGTGGCTGCTCCAGGCCCACGACCCGGGGAAGGACGACTGGAGCGGCCAGTACGCCTTCACCCTGGAGCCCTTCGAGAAGCCCGACTTCGACGTCATCAACTGGCACATCGCGACCAACCCGCGCTCGCCGTTCGCCCAGCGCGTCTACTGCCAGCACATCAACGCCACCCGGCACCTCCTGCTCGACGGCCGGCTCCTCACGGAGTCCCACCCCGACGGGACGGTCACCGAGCGTGAGGTGACCGGTGAGGCGGAGGCGCGGCGGCTCCTGGAGGAGGAGTTCGGCATCACCGCGCCGGAGGGGATGACGCTGCTGAGCGGCTGA
- a CDS encoding peptidoglycan-binding domain-containing protein — protein MRALTKTLVCATTAIGIAVGGLATAGPGVAAETRPAASAEVSPLAVVNLGLTVEEAKKVQRVLKEHWQYQGKIDGKLGTDSWKALQRFLKKHYGYKDKIDGKVGPNTVMALQRWLKAKWGYKGEIDGDPGPGTRAAFKRMANACPNC, from the coding sequence ATGCGAGCACTCACGAAGACACTCGTCTGTGCCACCACCGCCATCGGGATCGCCGTCGGGGGCCTGGCGACGGCCGGTCCCGGTGTCGCGGCGGAGACGAGGCCGGCGGCGAGCGCCGAGGTCAGCCCGCTCGCGGTCGTCAACCTCGGCCTGACGGTCGAGGAGGCCAAGAAGGTCCAGCGCGTCCTGAAGGAGCACTGGCAGTACCAGGGCAAGATCGACGGGAAGCTCGGCACCGACAGCTGGAAGGCGCTCCAGCGCTTCCTCAAGAAGCACTACGGCTACAAGGACAAGATCGACGGGAAGGTCGGGCCCAACACGGTGATGGCGCTGCAGCGCTGGCTGAAGGCCAAGTGGGGGTACAAGGGCGAGATCGACGGAGACCCCGGGCCGGGGACCCGCGCCGCGTTCAAGCGCATGGCGAACGCCTGCCCCAACTGCTGA
- a CDS encoding FAD-binding oxidoreductase, with protein sequence MTTRHDTPDIFALSEINGPVLRPGDPAYADEVTGFNLAALHTPDVAIGATGPDDIVTAMRWAKATGTPVAVQATGHGANFPIEKGLLINTARMTDVRIDPTTRTATIAAGAKWSHVMAAGAPHGLAGLCGTSTDAGVIGYTLGGGLPVLGRAYGYAADLVRSFQVVTPDGRLRETDPQHEPELFWALRGGKGNVGVVTSLVTELLPLPRLYGGGIYCRGEHAEALLRAWADWTRTVPDQMCSAFTILRLPPIPQIPEPLRGGFWARVAIAWPGLPADGEALIAPLREAAPVAVDTVEVMDHAALDRIHMEPQDPLPARESCLLLRDLTPDAIGTFLEQAGPAAGADHPLLMVEIRHMGGAMSRPSPVEDAVCARDALYFIDSVGVLAAPPAAEAIEQATQRLYTAMAPYGTGHTMVNIHGTPGDEQDRARAWTPKVYDRLRHDKATYDPSNLLRYGHAVPPA encoded by the coding sequence ATGACCACCCGCCACGACACGCCCGACATCTTCGCCCTCTCGGAGATCAACGGCCCGGTCCTGCGCCCCGGCGACCCCGCCTACGCCGACGAGGTCACCGGCTTCAACCTGGCCGCCCTGCACACCCCGGACGTGGCCATCGGAGCGACGGGCCCCGACGACATCGTCACCGCCATGCGCTGGGCGAAGGCCACCGGCACCCCCGTCGCCGTCCAGGCCACCGGCCACGGCGCCAACTTCCCCATCGAAAAGGGCCTCCTGATCAACACGGCCCGCATGACCGACGTACGGATCGACCCCACCACCCGCACGGCCACCATCGCCGCGGGCGCGAAGTGGAGCCACGTCATGGCCGCGGGCGCCCCGCACGGCCTCGCCGGCCTGTGCGGCACCTCCACGGACGCGGGCGTCATCGGCTACACCCTCGGCGGCGGACTCCCGGTCCTCGGCCGTGCCTACGGCTACGCCGCCGACCTGGTCCGCTCCTTCCAGGTCGTCACCCCGGACGGCCGGCTGCGCGAAACGGACCCCCAGCACGAACCGGAACTGTTCTGGGCCCTGCGCGGCGGCAAGGGCAACGTGGGCGTCGTCACCTCACTGGTCACCGAACTGCTCCCCCTCCCCCGCCTCTACGGCGGCGGCATCTACTGCCGGGGGGAACACGCCGAAGCCCTGCTGCGGGCCTGGGCGGACTGGACGCGCACCGTCCCGGACCAGATGTGCAGCGCGTTCACGATCCTCCGCCTGCCGCCCATCCCCCAGATCCCGGAACCGCTGCGCGGCGGTTTCTGGGCCCGCGTGGCGATCGCCTGGCCCGGCCTCCCGGCCGACGGCGAGGCACTGATCGCACCTCTGCGCGAAGCGGCCCCCGTGGCCGTCGACACGGTCGAGGTGATGGACCACGCGGCCCTGGACCGCATCCACATGGAACCGCAGGACCCGCTCCCCGCAAGGGAGTCGTGCCTGCTCCTGCGCGATCTGACCCCCGACGCCATCGGCACGTTCCTGGAGCAGGCCGGCCCCGCCGCAGGCGCCGACCATCCCCTGCTGATGGTCGAGATACGCCACATGGGCGGCGCGATGTCCCGCCCGTCCCCCGTCGAGGACGCCGTCTGCGCCCGCGACGCCCTGTACTTCATCGACTCGGTCGGCGTCCTGGCCGCCCCACCCGCCGCCGAGGCCATCGAACAGGCGACGCAACGGCTCTACACGGCGATGGCCCCGTACGGCACGGGCCACACCATGGTCAACATCCACGGCACCCCGGGCGACGAACAGGACCGCGCCCGCGCCTGGACCCCGAAGGTCTACGACCGCCTCCGCCACGACAAGGCCACCTACGACCCGTCCAACCTGCTGCGCTACGGCCACGCGGTGCCCCCCGCGTAG
- the hemB gene encoding porphobilinogen synthase, translated as MTTYGSFPGTRPRRLRSTPVMRRMVAETRLHPADLILPAFVREGVSEPVPIAAMPGVVQHTRDSLKKAAAEAVAAGISGIMLFGVPEESKKDAAGTAGTDPDGILQVAIRDVRAEVGDDLLVMSDLCLDETTDHGHCGVLDSQGRVDNDATLERYAEMAQVQADAGAHVVGPSGMMDGQIGVIRDALDQIGREDVAILAYTVKYASAFYGPFREAVGSSLQGDRKTYQQDPANVRESMRELALDLEEGADMVMVKPAGPYLDIVARVADAVDVPVAAYQISGEYSMIEAAAEKGWIDRDRAIMEALTGIRRAGARSILTYWATEVAQRLKDQ; from the coding sequence ATGACGACGTACGGATCTTTTCCCGGTACGCGGCCGCGGCGTTTGCGGAGCACTCCCGTCATGCGTCGGATGGTCGCCGAGACCCGGTTGCACCCCGCCGATCTCATTCTTCCGGCCTTCGTGCGGGAGGGCGTCAGCGAGCCGGTGCCGATCGCGGCCATGCCGGGGGTCGTGCAGCACACCCGGGACAGTCTGAAGAAGGCCGCCGCGGAGGCCGTCGCGGCGGGGATCTCCGGGATCATGCTGTTCGGCGTGCCGGAGGAGTCGAAGAAGGACGCCGCGGGGACGGCGGGGACCGACCCGGACGGGATTCTCCAGGTCGCCATCCGGGACGTGCGGGCCGAAGTCGGTGACGACCTGCTCGTCATGTCCGATCTGTGTCTCGACGAGACCACCGATCACGGGCACTGCGGGGTGCTGGACTCCCAGGGGCGGGTCGACAACGACGCGACCCTGGAGCGGTACGCCGAGATGGCCCAGGTGCAGGCCGACGCCGGCGCCCATGTGGTCGGGCCCAGCGGGATGATGGACGGGCAGATCGGCGTCATCCGTGACGCCCTCGATCAGATCGGCCGGGAGGATGTCGCCATCCTCGCCTACACCGTGAAGTACGCCTCCGCGTTCTACGGGCCGTTCCGGGAGGCCGTCGGCTCCTCCTTGCAGGGGGACCGGAAGACCTACCAGCAGGATCCCGCGAACGTGCGTGAGTCCATGCGGGAGCTGGCCCTCGATCTGGAGGAGGGCGCCGACATGGTCATGGTCAAGCCCGCCGGGCCGTACCTGGACATCGTCGCCCGGGTCGCGGACGCCGTGGACGTGCCCGTCGCCGCCTACCAGATCTCCGGCGAGTACTCGATGATCGAGGCCGCCGCCGAGAAGGGCTGGATCGACCGGGACCGCGCGATCATGGAGGCCCTGACCGGTATCCGGCGGGCGGGCGCCCGGAGCATCCTCACCTACTGGGCCACCGAAGTGGCCCAGCGGCTCAAGGATCAGTAG
- a CDS encoding SAM-dependent methyltransferase: MSGDALSQDPAELQRRIDSSKAHPARVYDVFLGGKDHYPADRDAAAAALAANPRGYLDVRHNRDFLRRAVTTLVEQDGIRQFLDIGTGLPTAENVHQIAQRIAPDARVVYVDNDPVVLAHARALLTSGPEGRTDYIDADLRDPAHILELAAKTLDFDQPVALCLVAVLHFVADEEAYPLVRELLDALPVGSRLVLSHLTEDLNPENIRAVQRTYTERGFTFVLRSRAEVERFFTENSLEIADPGIVPAHRWRPDHAAPVPERPEESYLAGLDDIEKVRYQDINDVTDADINVYAGMAAKG; this comes from the coding sequence ATGTCCGGTGACGCCCTCAGTCAGGATCCCGCCGAGCTGCAGAGGAGGATCGACAGCAGCAAGGCGCACCCGGCCCGGGTCTACGACGTCTTCCTCGGCGGCAAGGACCACTACCCGGCCGACCGGGACGCGGCCGCCGCCGCGCTCGCCGCCAACCCCCGCGGGTACCTCGACGTACGGCACAACCGCGACTTCCTGCGCCGTGCGGTGACCACGCTGGTGGAGCAGGACGGCATCCGGCAGTTCCTCGACATCGGCACGGGACTGCCGACCGCCGAGAACGTGCACCAGATCGCGCAGCGCATCGCGCCCGACGCGCGGGTGGTGTACGTCGACAACGACCCGGTCGTGCTCGCGCACGCGCGGGCCCTGCTGACGAGCGGGCCCGAGGGGCGCACGGACTACATCGACGCCGACCTGCGGGACCCGGCCCACATCCTGGAACTGGCCGCCAAGACCCTGGACTTCGACCAGCCGGTCGCGCTCTGCCTGGTCGCCGTCCTGCACTTCGTCGCGGACGAGGAGGCGTATCCGCTGGTGCGCGAGCTGCTCGACGCGCTGCCGGTCGGGAGCCGGCTGGTGCTCAGTCATCTCACCGAGGACCTCAACCCCGAGAACATCCGCGCGGTCCAGCGGACGTACACCGAGCGGGGGTTCACCTTCGTGCTGCGGTCCCGGGCGGAGGTCGAGCGGTTCTTCACGGAGAACTCCCTGGAGATCGCCGACCCGGGGATCGTCCCGGCGCACCGCTGGCGGCCCGACCACGCGGCTCCCGTCCCCGAGCGGCCGGAGGAGTCGTACCTCGCCGGTCTCGACGACATCGAGAAGGTCCGCTACCAGGACATCAACGACGTCACGGACGCCGACATCAACGTGTACGCGGGGATGGCCGCCAAGGGCTGA
- a CDS encoding helix-turn-helix domain-containing protein, translated as MTRTPPGPPPPERARLASALRELKAGTGLSLAALAAKTTFSKSSWERYLNGRTLPPRQAVRELCRLAGEPEGRCLALWELAESEWSGRAAPTTPADPPAHPEADARSAAAGRGAALAVLASVCALAAGGLSVALVLLVGQSGDPRPSPPPPSAPAPRCRGAACEGRSPMHMRCGAAPLTLASHRTSTGAHLELRYSDKCEAGWARMWSTRIGDRLELNRTHGGRRPHAAEITDGIAAQSYVYTPMTEARPGTTVRACFRPATGGSRECFDARVSRSAASSPPAR; from the coding sequence ATGACGCGGACCCCGCCCGGCCCGCCGCCGCCCGAACGTGCCCGGCTCGCCTCCGCACTGAGGGAGTTGAAGGCGGGCACGGGCCTGAGCCTGGCGGCCCTGGCGGCGAAGACCACCTTCAGCAAGTCGTCCTGGGAGCGCTACCTCAACGGCAGGACGCTCCCGCCGCGCCAGGCGGTGCGGGAGCTGTGCCGGCTCGCGGGGGAACCGGAGGGCCGGTGTCTCGCGCTGTGGGAACTGGCGGAGTCGGAGTGGAGCGGCCGTGCGGCTCCGACGACACCTGCGGACCCGCCCGCGCACCCGGAGGCGGACGCCCGGTCTGCCGCCGCCGGCAGGGGCGCGGCCCTGGCGGTACTCGCGTCGGTGTGCGCGCTAGCGGCCGGCGGCCTGTCCGTGGCCCTGGTCCTCCTCGTGGGCCAGTCCGGCGACCCCCGGCCGTCCCCGCCGCCCCCGTCCGCCCCGGCGCCCCGCTGCCGGGGAGCCGCCTGCGAGGGCAGGAGCCCGATGCACATGAGATGCGGCGCTGCCCCGCTCACTCTCGCCTCGCACCGCACGTCCACCGGAGCCCACCTCGAACTGCGCTACAGCGACAAGTGCGAGGCCGGCTGGGCCCGGATGTGGAGCACGCGGATCGGCGACCGACTGGAGCTGAACAGGACCCACGGGGGCCGCCGTCCGCACGCCGCCGAGATCACGGACGGCATCGCCGCCCAGTCCTACGTCTACACGCCCATGACCGAAGCCCGCCCCGGCACGACCGTCCGGGCCTGCTTCCGCCCGGCGACGGGAGGCAGCCGCGAGTGCTTCGACGCCCGCGTCAGCCGCTCAGCAGCGTCATCCCCTCCGGCGCGGTGA